GGTGTCTGCCGCATGAGCGGCGAGGACGCTGCGGACGACCTCTTCATGCGGCTTGATCAGGCTTCAGGGCTCGTCCTGACCGCGCCCGTCTATTTCTATCATCTCCCGAGCCAGGCCAAGGCCTGGATCGACCGCGCCCAATCCCGGTACCTGGCCAGGCAGGCGGGGCTGACGGCGGTGGGCGCCGTGCGCCCGGCCTATGCCGTGATCGTCGCCGGGCGCCCGCGCGGCGAGAAGCTTTTCGAAGGTATTCTGCCGACCCTGCGCTATTTTCTGGATGTCCTGGATTTCCGCCTGGAAGGAACCGCCCTGCTGCGCGGCATCGACGAGGCCGGCGATTTCTCGGGATGCCACGAGGCCATGCAGGCGGTGCGCGACCTGGCCGGGAGGAGCGGATGGTAGGCGGCCTTGCGGTCACGGCCGGGCGCTGCCTGGACGCCCTGGCCTGCCTTACGGGCCGACGCTGCCAGCTCTGCGCGGCGGTGCTGGACGACCCGCGCGACTATCCCCTGTGCCCGGAATGCGCATCGGAACTGGCGCCGCGCCGGGGCGGACACTGCCCGCTGTGCGGCACCTGCTTTGCCGATCCCGGATCGCCGGTCTACCGCTGCCTGG
This genomic interval from Desulfomicrobium escambiense DSM 10707 contains the following:
- a CDS encoding flavodoxin family protein; this encodes MRRPVVMSLSPRGGGNSDQAADLFARCLHGESHALRLRDHHVAPCTGCGACAAAGVCRMSGEDAADDLFMRLDQASGLVLTAPVYFYHLPSQAKAWIDRAQSRYLARQAGLTAVGAVRPAYAVIVAGRPRGEKLFEGILPTLRYFLDVLDFRLEGTALLRGIDEAGDFSGCHEAMQAVRDLAGRSGW